In the genome of Ananas comosus cultivar F153 linkage group 11, ASM154086v1, whole genome shotgun sequence, one region contains:
- the LOC109717583 gene encoding protein FAR-RED IMPAIRED RESPONSE 1-like, with product MDEERNSEVRDVNISAPEIGMTFINFDAVLNFYKHYAQEIGFAVVKRSTKMTDGKATYVIIACSRHGKMYRTVTNIRPRPSVAKTNCPARINVVINADSSCVISKITLEHNHTLSPYKSRFFPCNRVIDTSVKRRLDLNDRAGIRLNKSFNSIVVEAGGYENLTFGEKDARNYIEKARRLRLGEGDGEAICNYFREMQERNGNFFYAIDLDDDSRLRNVFWADARSRAAYECFGDVITFDSTYLTNKYDMPFAPFVGVNHHGQSILLGCGLLSTEDTESFVWLFRNWLSCMSDRAPKAIITDQDKAMQNAIARVFPNTRHRWCLWHITKKIPEKLRSYGEYHSMKSVMMDAIYESLTEIEFEEKWKRMIACYALENNQWLSGLYEERHKWIPAYVKDTFWAGMSTTQRSESMNAFFDGYVNSKTSLKQFVEQYESAIKNKAEKEAELDYKSFSSVIPCISRYAFEKQFQDVYTITKFREFQAELKELLHCETSLLSSTGSVYSYQVNEYGDGGKDVPFTVYFDESTSLVSCICRLFEYKGILCRHSIAVLVHRKLMIVPNSYILIRWRKDVRRRYTRVKTWHKNLGSTAEIYRYEEVCRNMYDIADIAAESDEKCELALRTLRDLKTKLENTSSSKGSNDIEYSPIVATPPNDASNGKSNDQRVLSPVPIRSKGRPPSKRKESTTDKVVRRLKITGNKEQVGQHCWDRFIYKVLRLTIRQQVTYLMGWVYKVAEASSLQ from the exons atGGATGAAGAAAGAAACAGTGAGGTCAGGGATGTAAATATATCGGCACCAGAAATTGGAATGacttttatcaattttgatgccgttttgaATTTCTATAAGCATTATGCACAAGAAATAGGATTTGCAGTTGTAAAGAGGTCAACAAAAATGACCGATGGCAAGGCTACATATGTAATAATCGCATGCTCTCGTCATGGAAAAATGTATCGGACCGTAACGAATATTCGTCCTCGTCCATCGGTAGCAAAGACAAACTGTCCAGCCAGAATAAATGTGGTAATAAATGCGGATTCATCTTGTGTAATAAGCAAAATTACACTTGAGCATAATCACACTCTAAGTCCTTATAAGTCTCGATTTTTTCCCTGCAATCGAGTTATAGATACAAGCGTCAAGAGGCGGCTTGATCTTAATGATCGTGCTGGAATAAGAttgaataaaagttttaattctaTTGTTGTTGAGGCTGGTGGATATGAAAACTTAACATTTGGAGAGAAGGACGCTCGCAATTATATTGAAAAAGCCCGTCGGTTACGACTTGGTGAAGGTGACGGCGAagcaatttgtaattattttagagAAATGCAAGAGAGAAATGGAAACTTTTTTTATGCCATAGATCTAGACGATGATTCTCGGCTTCGCAATGTGTTTTGGGCAGATGCTCGGAGTAGAGCGGCGTATGAATGTTTTGGAGATGTAATAACTTTCGACTCGACATATCTAACAAATAAGTACGATATGCCATTTGCTCCTTTTGTTGGTGTTAACCATCATGGACAGTCGATCTTGTTGGGGTGCGGCCTACTCTCCACTGAAGATACAGAATCGTTTGTATGGCTCTTTCGGAATTGGTTGTCATGCATGTCGGACCGTGCCCCGAAAGCAATAATCACAGATCAAGATAAAGCGATGCAAAATGCTATCGCACGTGTCTTTCCTAATACTCGGCATCGATGGTGCTTATGGCACATAACAAAAAAGATACCGGAAAAGCTAAGAAGCTATGGCGAATATCATTCGATGAAGAGCGTGATGATGGATGCTATTTATGAATCACTGACAGAAATTGAATTTGAGGAAAAATGGAAGAGAATGATAGCTTGTTATGCACTTGAAAATAATCAGTGGTTGTCAGGCCTGTACGAGGAAAGACATAAGTGGATACCAGCTTATGTGAAGGATACATTTTGGGCTGGAATGTCCACAACACAGCGTAGCGAAAGTATGAATGCATTTTTTGATGGGTATGTGAACTCGAAAACTTCATTAAAACAATTCGTTGAGCAATATGAAAgcgcaataaaaaataaagctgAAAAAGAAGCAGAATTAGACTACAAATCATTCAGCTCAGTCATCCCGTGTATCAGCCGTTATGCATTTGAGAAGCAATTTCAAGATGTATACACGATTACGAAATTTAGAGAATTTCAGGCAGAGTTGAAGGAATTATTGCATTGTGAGACCTCCTTATTGTCTTCGACAGGCAGTGTGTATTCTTATCAAGTAAATGAGTATGGCGACGGAGGTAAAGATGTACCCTTCACAGTATATTTTGATGAAAGTACCTCTCTAGTAAGTTGTATTTGCCGTCTATTTGAGTATAAAGGTATTTTATGTCGACATTCAATTGCCGTCCTAGTTCATAGGAAGTTGATGATTGTCCCAAATTCGTACATATTAATACGATGGAGGAAGGATGTCAGACGGAGGTATACCCGCGTGAAGACATGGCATAAGAATTTAGGGAGCACCGCTGAAATTTATCGATATGAAGAAGTATGTAGGAATATGTATGACATTGCAGACATAGCTGCTGAGTCTGATGAAAAATGTGAACTAGCATTACGTACATTACGAGATTTGAAGACGAAATTAGAAAATACTTCATCATCCAAGGGGAGCAATGATATTGAATATTCGCCGATTGTGGCAACACCTCCGAATGATGCGTCGAATGGTAAAAGTAACGACCAGAGAGTTTTGAGCCCAGTACCTATTCGCAGTAAAGGCCGCCCGCcaagtaaaagaaaagagtcGACGACCGATAAAGTAGTACGACGGTTGAAGATAACAGGCAATAAAGAACAG GTTGGGCAACATTGTTGGGACAG GTTCATCTACAAAGTCCTACGATTAACAATTCGTCAGCAAGTGACTTACCTTATGGGATGGGTGTACAAAGTAGCCGAGGCATCATCGTTACAGTAA